GGGCGCGCGCGCCGCAGCCGGAATCCACCGCCGGTGCCGCCCCGCACGAGCCGGCACAGCCGCGCGAAGACCACCGCGAGGATCGGCCGCGCGAAGAGCACCGCGCCCAGCAGTCGCAGCCCGAAGGCGACCGCGCGGAGGCATCCGAATCCTCCCGGGACAACCGGGATAACCGTGATAGCCGGGACAATCAGGATCACCAGGACGGCCAGGACGGGCACTATGAGTCTCGGTCGGCGGCCCGACGTGCACGCCGCAACCGGGCCCGCGCCCAGCAGCGCGGCGGGGACCACCGCGGCGGGGACCAGCAAAACGACGGCCAAGGGGATTCCCACCGCGAGGGCGGACGCGGCGGGCGGTCGGACAACCGTTCCCAGGATCGTGGGGACCGCGGTGACCGCAACGATCGCAATGACCGTGGTGACCGGGGCGACCGGCGGGGCCGGCGCAACCGCCGGGGCCGGCGGGGCCGGGATCGGGACTTTGATAACCGGGACAACAACCGGGATAACGGCCGCGAGAACTACCGGGACTCCGGCGCAGAGGAGCGCCCGGAGGAGTTGCAGCAGGTCGCGGGCATTCTCGACGTCGTGGATGCCAACGTCGCCTTCGTGCGCACCACCGGCTACCACGCGGCGTCCTCGGATGTCTTCGTGCCCAACCAGCTCATTCGGCGCTGCGGACTGCGCAGCGGCGATGCCGTGGTGGGCCAGGTGCGCCCGGGCCAGCTGCAGACCCGCGGCCACGGCCGCAACAAGCAGAAGTACAACAACCTGCTGCGTGTGGAATCCATCAACGGCCTGCCCGTCGAGGAAGCCCGCAACCGTCCGGACTTTTCCAAGCTCACCCCGCTGTATCCCAATAAGCGGCTGCGCTTGGAGACTGAGCCGAAGATCCTGACCACCCGGGTCATCGATCTGATCATGCCCATCGGCAAGGGCCAGCGTGCACTGATTGTCTCCCCGCCGAAGGCCGGTAAGACGACGATCCTGCAAAACATTGCCAACGCGATCTCCCGGAACAATCCGGAGTGCTACCTCATGGTGGTGCTTGTCGACGAACGCCCCGAGGAAGTCACCGACATGCAGCGCAGCGTCAACGGGGAGGTCATTGCCTCCACGTTCGACCGCCCGCCGAGCGAGCACACCGCGGTGGCCGAGCTGGCCATCGAGCGTGCCAAGCGCCTGGTGGAGCAGGGCAAGGACGTTGTGGTGCTGCTGGATTCCATCACCCGTCTGGGCCGGGCGTACAACAACTCTTCGCCGGCATCCGGACGCATCCTGTCCGGTGGTGTGGATTCCAACGCCCTCTACCCGCCGAAGCGTTTCCTGGGTGCTGCCCGTAACATCGAAAACGGCGGTTCACTGACCATCATCGCCACCGCGATGGTGGAGACCGGCTCTGCCGGCGACACCGTGATCTTCGAGGAGTTCAAGGGCACCGGCAACGCGGAGCTGAAGCTGGACCGCAAGATCTCCGAGCGGCGGGTCTTCCCGGCCGTGGATGTCGGACCGTCCGGCACGCGGAAGGATGAGCTGCTGCTCGCCCCCGAGGAGGCCCGGCTGGTGCACAAGTTGCGCCGCATCCTGGCGGCCTTGGACAATCAGCAGGCCATTGACCTGTTGATCAAGCAGCTCAAGAAGACCAAGTCCAATGGGGAATTCCTCATGCAGGTCGCTTCCTCGGCGCCGATGGCCGCGGACAAGGACGATGAGGAGGACTATTCCTAAGATGAGCGATCAGGTATCCGCCGTCGATGACGTGCTCTCCGAGTACATGGGCATTGAGGCCCAGATGGCTGACCCGGAGATCATTGGAGATCAGGACCAGTTCCGCAAGCTGTCCAAGCGCTATAACCAGCTGCAGCCCACCGTCACCGTGGCGCGTGAGCTGGAGCAGGTGCGCGCGGATCTGGCTGAGGCGCGGGAACTGGCCCATGAGGACCGCGAGTTTGCCGCCGAGGCTGAGCGTCTGTCAGCCCGCGAGGTCGAGCTCGAGGAGTCTCTGGCGGACCTGCTCGCCCCGCGCGATCCGCACGATGGTGATGACATCATCATGGAGATCAAGGCCGGCGCGGGCGGGGAGGAAGCCGCCCTGTTCGCCGGGGATCTGGTGCGCATGTATGAGAAGTACGCGGACAAGCACGGCTTCACCTATGAGGTGTTGGGCCTGTCCGAGTCTGACCTCGGCGGCGTCAAGGACATGACCTTGTCCTTCCGGTCGAAGGGCAACTCGCCCGACGGTGCGTGGTCCGTGTTCAAGTTTGAGGGCGGCGTCCACCGCGTCCAGCGCGTGCCGGTCACCGAATCGCAGGGGCGCATCCAGACCTCCTCCGCGGGCGTGCTGGTCTACCCGGAGCCGGATGAGGTCGAGCAGGTGGAGATCGACGACAAGGACATCCGCGTCGACGTCTACCGCTCGTCTGGCAAGGGCGGCCAGGGCGTCAACACCACTGACTCCGCGGTGCGCATCACCCACGAGCCCACGGGCCTGGTGGTGACCTGCCAGAAGGAGCGCTCGCAGATCCAGAACAAGGCCCGCGCCCTGCAGGTGTTGGCCGCCCGGCTGCAGCAGATGCGCGAGGAAGAAGCCGATGCTGCCGCCGCCGAAGGCCGCCACGCCCAGGTGCGCACCATGGACCGCTCCGAGCGCATCCGCACCTACAACTGGCCGGAGAATCGCATCTCCGATCACCGCATCGGTTTTAAAGCCAACAACCTTGACCAGGTCCTCGATGGCAACCTCGACGACTTGTTCACCGCGCTGCAAGCCGCCGAGCGTGCCGAGCGCCTCGAGGCCCAGTGACCCCTGAATGGCTGCGTGAGGCGGCAGCAACCCTCGCCGCCGCAGGCGTTGCTAGCCCGCTTGTCGACGCCCGCCTCATCGCCGCCCATCTCCTCGGGTGCGGTGCGCTGGAAGTAGGTCTGCGCGCAGGCGAGCGCCCGCCCGCCGGCTTCGCCGAGGCCATCCAGCGGCGCGCCAGCCGGGAGCCACTCCAGTACATCCTGGGCGTGGCGCCCTTCGGCCCGCTCGATCTTGCGGTGGGCCCCGGGGTGTTCATCCCGCGTCCGGAAACGGAGGTGCTGGCTGATTGGGCGGTGCGGGCGCTGGGGGGCGTCGATAAGCCCCTCGTAGTTGACCTGTGTACCGGGTCGGGCGCGCTGGCCGCCTACATTGCCCACGCCGTGCCGGATGCCCACGTCATCGCCGTGGAGCGCTCCCCGCACGCCTGCGCGTATGCGCGGCGCAACCTTGCCCCCTACGAGGGAAGGGTGACCCTGCTTGAGGCAGACGCCACCGACCCTTCTGTTTTGGAGCACTGGCACGGCCAGGCCCACGTGGTGGTGACCAACCCGCCCTACGTCCCGGAGACACCTGACCTCGACCCGGAGGTCTACTGCGACCCCCATGACGCCGTCTTTGCCGGGGCCGATGGCCTGACCGTGATTCCGGCGCTGCGAGAACCCATCGCGCGCGTGCTGCGCCCTGGCGGGGCAGTGGGCATAGAACACGATGACTCCACGGCGACCCAGGTGCGCGACCTCCTCGCAGCACACGGCGATTTTTGTCAATTGGCGCACGTCAAGGACTTGAGCGGGCGGTCGCGCTTTGTCACCGCGGTGCGCGTATAAACTAGACCCACGTCGGCCCGATCCCACACGCACAAAGAAAGGCCCGAGGTTTTCGCATGGCCCAGATAGCCAACTGCCTGGATGCGGCGTCGCGCGCCGCCTCGATCCCAGCCGCCGCTCGCGCGGTCGCAGCCGGAGAGCTCGTGGTGCTGCCCACTGACACCGTCTACGGGCTGGGGGCAGACGCCTTTAATAACCAGGCGGTGGCTCAGCTGCTGGCCACCAAACGCCGGGGTCCGGACTTCCCGGTGCCTGTGCTCGTGGGGTCCTGGGACACCGTCCAGGGGCTCGTCGCGCACTACTCGCCGACGCTGCGCACCCTCGTCGAGGCGTTCTGGCCCGGCGGGCTGTCCGTGGTGGTCGCCCAGGCCCCGTCGCTGCCGTGGGATTTGGGCGATACTCGCGGCACCGTCATGGTGCGCATGCCCAATCATCCCGTAGCGGTTGAGCTGCTGCGCCAGACCGGTCCCATGGCGGTGTCTTCCGCCAACCTTCATGGCATGGCTGCCCCCACCAGCGTGGAGTCTGCGCGCCAACAACTAGGCGATGCCGTGTCCGTCTACCTCGACGGGGGAGAAGCCACCATTGGCCAGCCCTCCACCATCGTGGACCTGTCTGGGGACCAACCAAGGGTGCTGCGCAGCGGTGCCGTTTCGGCCGAGCGCATCGCGGAGGTCCTAGACATACCAGTCGCGGCGCTGGAGGCCTCCTAGATGGGCAGCGGGGCCGCCGGCGTCCCGCTGCGTGAACTGGGCCTGGTCATCTTAGTCGCGGCGGTGATTACCTACCTGTGCACCGGCCTGGTGCGCTACCTCATGCTGCGCACGGGCCGGATCGCGGAGATCCGCAAGCGCGACGTGCATACCCAGCCCACCCCGCGACTGGGCGGGGTGGCCATGTATACCGGCTTTACCGCCGCGATCTTCCTGGCCAACCAACTGCCGGCCTTGACCCGCGGCTTCATGCCGGTCACCCCAGAGATGACGGCGGTGATTTGGGCGAGTCTGGTCATCGTCGTGGTGGGAATCATCGATGACCTCTACGAGCTGGACGCGCTGACCAAGCTCGGCGGGCAGATCCTCGGCGCGATCGTCATGAGCGTGCTGGGGCTGAGTTGGACGCTGCTCTACATCCCGGTTCGCGATGGCACGACGGTGGTCCTGGACCAGTTCCAGTCCACGGTGCTTACCGCAATCTTTACGGTTCTGCTGGTCAACGCCATCAACTTCGTCGACGGGCTCGACGGCCTGGCGGCCGGCCTGGGGCTGATCGCCGGGGGTGCAATCCTGGTGTTCTCCTTAACGGTGCTGCACGATCAAGGCGGGGCGGTGTCTGCCTATCCGCCGGCGATCATCGCATCCGGCCTGGTGGGCATGTGCGTGGGATTCTTGCCGCACAACTTCGAGCCCTCGCGGATTTTCATGGGGGATTCGGGCTCGATGCTCATCGGCTTGCTGCTGGCCGCGGCGAGCACGTCGGCGTCGGGAAAGATCAATATGTCCCTGTACGGCGCGGCGGATATGGTCGCGTTGATGAGCCCCATCATCGTGGTCGCCGCGGCGGTGTTCATCCCGGTCCTGGATCTGGTCATGGCGGTGGTGCGCCGCGTGTCCAAGGGCCGCTCGCCGTTTTCCGCCGACCGGATGCACCTGCACCACCGGCTGTTGTCCTTAGGCCACACCCACCGCCGCACGGTGCTGGTGCTCTATCTGTGGGTGTCCGTGGTCGCATTCGGCGCGGTCTCCTTTTCCTTTGTCCCCGGGGTGGTCGCAGTGGGCGGCATGGTTGTGGCCCTGGTAGGGGCGTTTATTGCCACGCTTATTCCACTGCGCCACGGCAAACTCGGCCGCCATGCACGTGGTCGGTAGGGTAGGTGGGCGTGACTGAGACGAATCATGGATTTCTGGGCGGCGCCCCGCGCCCGCTGCGGGTAGCTCTGCGCTGGGGCGCGGTGGCGTTGATCGCCCTGACGGTGGTCATGGCCGCGGTGTGGACGGCGGTGGCCGGTCTTCCGGGTCTGTGGGGCGCGCTTGTTGGTGCGGCCGTGGCGGGTGCGTTCATGCTGCTGACGGTCCTTAGCGTGGCAGCGACGTCGCGGTCGTCCATTGGGGTGTTGGGGGCCGTGGTGCTGGGTGGCTGGCTGCTCAAAATGGTGGTGGCCATGGGGGTGATGTGGTACCTGAGCCAGCTGAGCTTTTATCACCGTCCGGCCCTGGTGGTGACGGTGTTGGCGGCGCTGGTGGTGGTGCTCACGTCGGAGACTTTGGGGGTAGTGCGCACCCGGGAGCCCTATGTGGACCCGGACCGGGAAGCAAAGAACTAAAGATTCTACCCCCGCATGGGGTAGGCCATTGGGGGGCGTTCGGGGGCGGTGGGCTCCGATCTGGCAACCACGCCCTGGGGTTTTGTGCAGCCGCGGGGGTGGAAAACTGTGTTTGGGGGTATGGCCGGGTCAACGAAAGGTGCACGGGGCTGATACGCTATACCCCGGGTTGCCCCGAGTACTTTGCCGCGCCTTTCTTTTGTTGGATTGGCCGTGGCGGTGACGGGGTGAGATTATCCCCTGGTCTGACCTTGTGACGTGCGACGGAGTCGCAGGTTGGCGCCAGTGAAGCAGGAAAGACGTCCATCGCACCACGCGGCGACGATACGGCGCTGCGTGGACATGAGTACGGGAGACAACGCTGATCTCGACAACTTTGGCCATGAAGGGTGAGTTCCACTCTCCTTCATTGGATCACGAATTCTTCCCGGGAGAGTCCTTTGGCGACTTCGTGCTACACGACGTCGCTGGAGGCTGGTTCGCACTCGACCGTCTGATGTTCGTTCGCCTGTTGATGGCGGCGATTGTTGCAATCTTCTTCGTCCTGGCTATGCGCAACCCCAAGGTTGTGCCGTCGGGGCTGCAGAATGTGGGCGAGATTTGCCTGGACTTTGTGCGGGTGCACATCGCTGAGGAGATCCTCGGGCGTAAGGAGGGGCGCCGCTTCCTGCCTTTCCTGACCACCGTCTTCTTCCTCGTTTTCGCGATGAACCTGCCGTCGGTCATTCCGGGCCTCAACGTGTCACCCAATGCGCGCATTGGTATGCCGTTGGTGCTCGCCCTCGTGGGTTACGTGATCTTCATCTACGCCGGAGCGAAGCGCTACGGCTTTTTTAAGTACATGAAGTCCTCGCTGGTGATCCCCAACCTTCCGTGGGCTCTCCACTTCCTGGTGGTCCCCATCGAGTTCTTTTCCACTTTCATTCTGCGTCCGGCCACGCTCACCATCCGTTTGATGGCGAATATGCTGGCCGGTCACCTGATTCTGGTGCTGCTGTTCTCCGCCACTAACTTCTTCTTCTGGCAGATGAATGGCTGGACGGCATTGGCACCGGCAACGCTGCTCGCCGCTTTGGCATTCTCGCTGTTCGAGCTCCTGGTCATTTTCTTGCAGGCGTACATTTTCGCCCTGCTTTCGGCCGTGTACATCGAGCTGTCGCTGCATGCTGACGAACACTGATGAGTCCTCAGGGCGTCCCTAACGGCGCCTGAGGTGCTCACCCTCCCACAACCTCACCAATTTCGCCTCTGCGGGAACCTCGCCCACAGGAGCACCAAGAAAGGGAACGACTCTAAAATGCAAGAAATCATCCTCGCCGCTGACGCTGTCTCGCAGTTCAAGGGCTTCGGCGCCATCGGCTACGGCCTCGCCGCCATCGGCCCGGGCGTGGGCATCGGCATCCTCGTGGGCAAGGCCCTCGAGGGCATGGCTCGCCAGCCCGAGATGGCCGGCACCCTGCGTACCACCATGTTCCTGGGCATCGCCTTCACCGAGGCCCTGGCCCTCATCGGCCTGGTCGCGGGCTTCCTGTTCTAGTACTAGCCACTACCGGCTAGCCCTAGAATCCACCCGACAAAGAAGGATAGGAACAGATGAAGGACGTTCTCTACGTTCTGGCTTCCGAATCAGCGGAACACCTTCCCATGGAGGAAGCTGTCAACCCGCTGCTTCCGAAGAACTATGACCTCGTGTGGTCATTGGTGTGCTTCATCATTATCCTGCTGGTCTTTTGGAAGTTCGTTTTGCCGAAGTTCCAGGAGGTCCTCAGCGAACGTGAGGATCGCATTCAAGGCGGTATCCAGCGTGCTGAGGCTGCCCAAGCGGAGGCCAAGGCAGCGCTGGAGAAGTACAACTCCCAGCTGTCCGACGCCCGCGCAGAGGCCGCCGAGATCCGCGAGCAGGCGCGCGAGCGCGGCAAGCAGATCGAGGCTGAGATCAAGGAGCAGGCGACGCAGGAGTCGCAGCGCATCGTGGAAAGCGGTGAAAAGCAGCTGCAGGCTTCCCGCCAGCAAGTGGTCTCCGAGCTGCGTCAGGAGATGGGCCAGACCTCCATCTCGCTGGCAGAAAAGCTGCTCGGCGGCGAGCTGTCCGAGTCGTCCCGGCAGGCCGGGACTATTGACTCCTTCCTCGCCGACCTTGACTCCCTGGCAACGCCCGTTTCGGCAGGAAAGTGAGCGACATGCACGCAGCAAGCCGTGAAGCACTCGCAGCGTTGAGCGATCAGCTGGACTCCCAGATCACCACCGTCGCCCAGGCCGCCACCGTGGGCACGCAGCTTTTCGACGCCGTCGAGGTACTCGACGGTGATCGTCAGCTGCGCGTCGCCATCGCCGATCAAGCAGCGCCAGCTTCTGCTCGCGCTGGGTTGGTACGCGACGTCTTTGCCTCCGCAGTGGCCCCAGAGACGCAGCAGGTCCTGGAGGCCGCGGTGACCCAGCAGTGGTCCACCCCTCGCGAATTGCGCGACGGATTGGTTGACCTGGGCCGTCAGGCTCTGCTGGTGGGCGCCCGCTTGGACGGCAAGCTGGAGACCGTGGAAAGCGAGCTCTTCGAGCTCGCCCGCGTGCTGGACCGCGAGCCGGAGCTGACCGCGTTGCTTTCGGATAAGGCCACCGACCCCGAGCGGAAGCGCTCCCTGGCGGCCTCCGTGCTGTATGGCAAGGTCACCATGTTCACGGAGACGCTGGTGCTGCAGGCCATTGGCCGGCCCGAGTTCAACCCCATCGACGATGTGGATGCGCTCTCCGAGCGCGCAGCCGCAGTGCGGGGACACACCGTCGCGCGGGTGACGTCGGCAAGCGCCCTGTCTGCGCAGCAGACCGAAGCACTGGCACAGAAGCTCGGCCAGGTCTATGGCACCGAGATCTCCGTGCACACGGTCATCGACGAGTCGCTGCTGGGCGGGTTGAGCGTGCGGGTGGGTGATGAGCTTATCGACGGCTCCATCGCCGCCAAGATCGCACGCCTGCGCGCCGACATGGCGCGGGTGTCTTAATTCCTCAAGACCAGGCGAGAAGTACACGAAGACAAATTGGACGAAACAACCGAGAGCAGGAAGAACATGGCGGAGCTGACGATCTCCTCCGATGAGATCCGTAGCGCGATAGCGAACTACACCTCGAGCTTCTCCGCGGAGGCCTCCCGTGAGGAGGTCGGCGTGGTCATCTCCACCGCTGACGGCATTGCCCAGGTTTCGGGCCTGCCGTCCGTGATGGCCAATGAGCTGCTGGAGTTCCCCGGCGGCGTCATCGGCGTCGCGCAGAACCTCGAGGCCGACCGCATCGGCGTCGTGGTGCTGGGCAACTACGAGTCCCTCAAGGAGGGCGACGAGGTCAAGCGGACAGGCGAAGTCCTGTCCATCCCGGTCGGAGACAAGTTCCTCGGCCGCGTGATTAACCCCCTGGGCGAGCCGATCGACGGCCTGGGCCCCATCGAGGCCGAGGAAGAGCGCGTGCTCGAGCTGCAGGCACCATCCGTGCTGCAGCGCAAGCCCGTCGATGAGCCCATGCAGACCGGCATCAAGGCCATCGACGCGATGACCCCCATCGGTCGCGGCCAGCGTCAGCTGATCATCGGCGACCGCAAGACCGGCAAGACCGCGGTGTGCATTGACACCATCTTGAACCAGAAGGCCAACTGGGAATCCGGCGACAAGAACAAGCAGGTGCGCTGCATCTACGTCGCCATTGGCCAAAAGGGTTCCACCATCGCCTCGGTGCGCCGCACCCTGGAGGAGCGCGGTGCCCTGGAGTACACCACGATCGTGGCGGCCCCGGCCTCTGACTCCGCTGGCTTTAAGTGGCTGGCGCCCTTCTCCGGCGCGGCCCTGGGCCAGCACTGGATGTACCAGGGCAACCACGTCCTGGTCATCTACGATGATCTGACCAAGCAGGCGGAGGCGTACCGCGCCATTTCGCTGCTGCTGCGTCGCCCGCCGGGACGCGAGGCTTACCCCGGCGACGTGTTCTACCTGCACTCCCGTCTGCTGGAGCGCGCGGCCAAGCTCTCCGATGACATGGGCTCCGGTTCGATGACCGCACTGCCGATCATTGAGACCAAGGCCAATGACGTCTCCGCGTTCATTCCCACCAACGTCATCTCCATTACGGATGGCCAGGTCTTCCTTGAGTCTGACCTGTTCAACCAGGGCATTCGCCCGGCCATCAACGTCGGTGTGTCCGTCTCCCGCGTCGGTGGCGCCGCCCAGACCAAGGGCATGAAGAAGGTCGCAGGCTCCCTGCGTCTGGACCTGGCCGCCTACCGCGACCTGGAGGCTTTTGCCACCTTCGCGTCTGACCTGGACGCCGCGTCCAAGGCTCAGCTCGAGCGTGGCCAGCGCCTCGTCGAGCTGCTCAAGCAGCCGGAGAGCTCCCCGCAGCCCGTGGAATACCAGATGATCTCCATCTGGCTGGCTGGCGAAGGCGTCTTCGATGACGTTCCCGTCGAAGACGTTCGCCGCTACGAGGCCGAGCTGCAGGAGCACCTGCGCGCCACCCAGCCGCAGGTCTACGAGCAGATTGACGGCGGCGCCGCCCTGTCTGACGAGTCCAAGCAGACCCTGCTGAAGGCCAACGAGGAGTTCCGCTCCTCCTTCCAGACCACCGATGGCACCCCCGTGATCAACGAGCCCGAGGTGGACGCGCTGGATGCGGCGCAGGTGAGCAAGAACCAGCTCAACGTCAACCGCAAGAAGTCGGACGCGTAAAGGGCATGGTGCACGCAACCATGACCGCTAGCAAGCAAGAAGGGAGGAGGGTGTTCCATGGCTAATCTTCGCGAGCTGCGCGACCGCATTCGGTCCGTCAACTCCACCAAGAAGATCACCAAGGCGCAGGAGATGATCGCGACCTCGCGCATCACCAAGGCGCAGGCGCGCGTGCAGGCCTCGGTGCCGTATGCCACCGAGATTCAGCACGTCGTCGAGCGACTGGCCGCCGCCAGCTCCCTCGATCACCCCATGCTCCACGAGCGGGAGGACGGCCGTCGCGCCGCCGTGCTCGTGGTGTCGTCTGACCGCGGCATGTGTGGTGGATACAACCACAACGTGTTCAAGAAGGCTGCCGAGCTGATCAAGATGCTCGAAGAGGCCGGCTACGAGGTGGTCCGCTACGTCACCGGCGGCAAGGGCGAGGGCTTTTATAAGTTCCGCGGCGAGAAGATCGCCGGCGCCTGGACCGGGTTCTCCCAGGACCCCACCTGGGACTCCACCCACGATGTGCGCCGCCACATGATCGACGGTTTCCTGGCAGGCTCCAAGGCTCAGGCCAAGAGCCGCAACGGACTCGTCGGTGATGAGGGCGATGGCATCCAGGGCTTTGACCAGGTGCACGTGGTGTACACGGAGTTTGAGTCCATGCTCACGCAGACGGCTCGGGCGCACCAGTTGCTGCCCATTGAGCCGGTGCTCCATGAGGTGGAATTCAACCCGGGCGAGGACCTGCTGGACAACACCGGTGAGCCCACCGCTGACTATGACTTTGAGCCGGACGCAGACACGCTGCTTGGGGAGCTGCTGCCCAAGTATGTGTCGCGCTCGCTGTACTCGATTTTCCTCGAGTCGGCGGCCGCGGAGTCTGCATCCCGGCGCACGGCCATGAAGTCGGCGACGGATAACGCCACCGAGCTGGTCAAGGACCTCTCGCGCGTGGCTAACCAGGCCCGTCAGGCACAGATCACCCAGGAAATCACAGAGATCGTCGGTGGCGCGGGTGCGCTCGCCGATAGCGGAGAAAGCGACTGATTATGAGTACAGCTCTGACTGAGCACGAGACACAGCAGGCGGCTACCGCCGGCCGTGTCGTGCGCGTCATCGGCGCGGTCGTCGACGTGGAGTTCCCCCGCGGCGAGCTGCCCGCGCTCTACAACGCGTTGACGGTCGAGGTCACCCTCGAGGCCGTTGCCAAGACCATTACCCTAGAGGTGGCCCAGCACCTGGGCGACAACCTGGTGCGCACCATCTCCATGGCTCCCACCGACGGCCTGGTGCGTGGCACCAAGGTCATCGATACTGGGGCCCCTATTTCTGTGCCCGTGGGCGACGTGGTCAAGGGTCACGTCTTTAACGCCCTGGGCGACTGCCTGGACGAGCCCGGCCTGGGCCGCGACGGCGAGCAGTGGGGCATCCACCGCGATCCGCCGCCGTTTGACCAGCTCGAAGGCAAGACCGAGATCCTGGAGACGGGCATCAAGGTCATCGACCTGCTGACCCCGTACGTCAAGGGCGGCAAGATCGGCCTGTTCGGCGGCGCCGGCGTGGGCAAGACGGTGCTCATCCAGGAGATGATTACCCGTATCGCCCGCGAGTTCTCCGGTACGTCGGTCTTCGCCGGCGTGGGCGAGCGTACCCGTGAGGGCACCGACCTCTTCCTGGAAATGGAAGAGATGGGCGTGCTGCAAGATACGGCCCTGGTCTTCGGCCAGATGGACGAGCCGCCGGGAGT
Above is a genomic segment from Corynebacterium uberis containing:
- a CDS encoding F0F1 ATP synthase subunit gamma, whose protein sequence is MANLRELRDRIRSVNSTKKITKAQEMIATSRITKAQARVQASVPYATEIQHVVERLAAASSLDHPMLHEREDGRRAAVLVVSSDRGMCGGYNHNVFKKAAELIKMLEEAGYEVVRYVTGGKGEGFYKFRGEKIAGAWTGFSQDPTWDSTHDVRRHMIDGFLAGSKAQAKSRNGLVGDEGDGIQGFDQVHVVYTEFESMLTQTARAHQLLPIEPVLHEVEFNPGEDLLDNTGEPTADYDFEPDADTLLGELLPKYVSRSLYSIFLESAAAESASRRTAMKSATDNATELVKDLSRVANQARQAQITQEITEIVGGAGALADSGESD
- the atpA gene encoding F0F1 ATP synthase subunit alpha; protein product: MAELTISSDEIRSAIANYTSSFSAEASREEVGVVISTADGIAQVSGLPSVMANELLEFPGGVIGVAQNLEADRIGVVVLGNYESLKEGDEVKRTGEVLSIPVGDKFLGRVINPLGEPIDGLGPIEAEEERVLELQAPSVLQRKPVDEPMQTGIKAIDAMTPIGRGQRQLIIGDRKTGKTAVCIDTILNQKANWESGDKNKQVRCIYVAIGQKGSTIASVRRTLEERGALEYTTIVAAPASDSAGFKWLAPFSGAALGQHWMYQGNHVLVIYDDLTKQAEAYRAISLLLRRPPGREAYPGDVFYLHSRLLERAAKLSDDMGSGSMTALPIIETKANDVSAFIPTNVISITDGQVFLESDLFNQGIRPAINVGVSVSRVGGAAQTKGMKKVAGSLRLDLAAYRDLEAFATFASDLDAASKAQLERGQRLVELLKQPESSPQPVEYQMISIWLAGEGVFDDVPVEDVRRYEAELQEHLRATQPQVYEQIDGGAALSDESKQTLLKANEEFRSSFQTTDGTPVINEPEVDALDAAQVSKNQLNVNRKKSDA